A window of the Planococcus citri chromosome 4, ihPlaCitr1.1, whole genome shotgun sequence genome harbors these coding sequences:
- the LOC135845711 gene encoding uncharacterized protein LOC135845711 — protein sequence MADSDIEIPEDISELIDDCDKNCIEAENLALDTVRSIEIPICGALRDIRSQRCYYVLCRIRDWFGSTPTKEHYLCLMMVTDYVSCAYNNTDFYGTFIAEKKDRFYESFFVKLSSEWKAMFHKMPFSVLPTLDKLNMLKNSLRISMARFPRKFTFRGLFTEIMNSCNDYGTKLEEHLSSLKAMKVDVLSNLPALSTQDCKTVVRISSDSKSTSISVPFKINSKPTTPNGIRNLTTQIPLIKSPATPNAIRNLTQIPLTKCNSSPISRVIHEPKKITFILPKETIQPGVVTISDSPVKAADARSSTLNDIINVMPSKACKRPAESCVILKPPNSDDKIMKLQKDIAVSNNGINNSLLRKLNAFDILMRKKVVKSIS from the exons ATGGCTGATTCTGACATCGAAATACCCGAAGATATCTCGGAACTTATTGACGACTGCGATAAAAATTGTATTGAGGCAGAGAATTTAGCATTGGACACCGTACGTTCGATAGAAATTCCTATTTGCGGTGCTTTACGAGATATCAGGTCTCAAAGATGTTATTACGTTTTG TGTCGTATACGTGACTGGTTCGGATCTACTCCTACAAAAGAGCATTACTTGTGTCTGATGATGGTCACCGATTATGTCAGTTGTGCCTATAACAATACCGATTTCTACGGTACGTTTATCGCTGAAAAGAAAGACAGATTTTACGaatcatttttcgtcaaattatCGAGCGAGTGGAAAGCTATGTTTCACAAGATGCCGTTTTCTG TGCTCCCTACATTAGACAAGTTGAATATGTTGAAGAATAGTTTACGTATATCGATGGCTCGTTTCCCGAGAAAATTCACATTCAGAGGATTATTCACTGAGATTATGAATTCTTGCAACGATTACGGTACCAAATTGGAAGAACATTTATCTAGTTTGAAAGCGATGAAAGTGgacgttttgagtaatttgccTGCTCTATCGACGCAAGACTGCAAGACAGTAGTTCGTATCAGCAGCGATTCAAAATCTACGTCCATTTCCGTTCCATTCAAAATAAACAGTAAACCAACTACACCTAATGGTATTCGTAATCTTACTACGCAAATTCCACTGATCAAAAGTCCAGCTACACCGAACGCTATCCGTAATCTTACACAAATTCCACTCACCAAATGTAACTCGTCGCCTATATCTAGAGTCATCCACGAgccgaaaaaaatcactttcattTTACCGAAAGAAACCATACAACCTGGTGTTGTTACAATTTCGGACTCTCCGGTAAAGGCTGCTGATGCAAGATCATCAACATTGAATGATATAATCAATGTCATGCCTTCGAAAGCCTGTAAAAGACCAGCTGAATCTTGTGTAATTCTCAAGCCACCTAACTCTGATGACAAAATAATGAAGTTACAAAAGGACATTGCTGTTTCCAATAATGGCATAAATAATTCGTTACTAAGGAAATTGAACGCCTTCGATATTTTAATGCGTAAAAAGGTCGTCAAATCTATTTCATAA
- the LOC135845712 gene encoding U1 small nuclear ribonucleoprotein 70 kDa-like has product MTQYLPPNLLALFNPRDPIRYLPPINKLPYEKKNRGYVGVFEFIKYFEDPKDTPPPVKVETREERKERRKKERAEQVAYKLEQEIALWNPHNLRDATTDAFKTLFVARINYDTSESKLRREFEVYGPIRKIVLALDENTGKPKGYAFIEYEHERDMHTAYKHADGKKIDGKRVLVDVERGRTVKGWLPRRLGGGLGGTRRGGADVNLKHSGREDNERERERYRLEREESTPTVRERRRPAGDADRDRRRAHRSRSREREKRRRSRSRSREHRRRDDSERDRKRSKRSRSRERDRRDKENRDRKDRDRDSKKGIIDSKEKIRVKTEPPDDYPDYSNYSYNYQGTNVKEEKDEKKEKGGGGNSENWT; this is encoded by the coding sequence ATGACTCAGTACCTGCCTCCTAATCTATTGGCATTATTCAATCCGCGAGATCCGATCCGGTACCTTCCGCCAATCAACAAACTACCATACGAGAAGAAAAATCGAGGCTATGTTGGAGTCTTCGAATTCATCAAGTATTTTGAAGATCCAAAAGACACACCGCCACCGGTCAAAGTCGAAACACGCGAAGAACGCAAAGAACGACGCAAAAAAGAACGAGCCGAACAGGTAGCCTATAAGTTGGAACAAGAAATAGCTTTATGGAACCCGCATAACCTACGAGACGCTACAACAGACGCTTTCAAAACCCTATTCGTCGCTAGGATCAACTACGACACATCAGAATCGAAACTCCGTCGTGAATTCGAAGTTTACGGCCCGATTCGTAAAATAGTGTTAGCGCTAGATGAAAACACAGGTAAACCTAAAGGTTACGCTTTTATCGAATACGAACACGAACGCGATATGCATACCGCCTATAAACACGCGGACGGTAAAAAAATCGACGGAAAACGAGTGCTCGTTGACGTCGAACGTGGTCGCACAGTCAAAGGTTGGCTACCTCGAAGGCTCGGTGGAGGTTTAGGAGGTACCAGACGAGGCGGCGCTGATGTAAACCTCAAACACTCCGGACGCGAAGATAACGAAAGAGAACGAGAACGATATCGATTAGAACGCGAAGAATCTACACCTACAGTACGTGAAAGAAGAAGACCCGCCGGTGACGCAGACCGAGATCGTAGAAGAGCCCATCGTAGTCGAAGCAGAGAGCGAGAGAAACGTAGAAGATCTAGAAGTCGTTCTCGCGAACACAGAAGACGCGACGATAGTGAAAGAGACAGAAAACGCAGTAAAAGAAGTAGATCTCGCGAAAGAGATCGTAGAGATAAAGAAAACAGAGATCGTAAAGACAGAGATAGAGATTCGAAGAAAGGAATCATCGATTCTAAAGAGAAAATTCGCGTTAAAACAGAACCTCCGGATGATTATCCTGATTATTCTAATTATTCTTATAATTACCAAGGTACTAATGTTAAAGaggaaaaagatgaaaaaaaagaaaaaggtggGGGTGGCAACTCAGAAAATTGGACGTAA
- the LOC135845709 gene encoding pyruvate dehydrogenase phosphatase regulatory subunit, mitochondrial-like isoform X1 — protein MLSINKFKLLSSSLKTSPVIISKANDSCYSFNKSNIIPTQAQVIICGAGAVANSVAYHLVENGWTDVLLIDKGQVCGGTSHFGSGTLGLFKPIPERSIISYSIKLYRQLQAKGFNIGLKQCGSINLAQTNDRVIDLKRRIAYNSPTGLHCEFIDKNQISNLHPFLNTDGITGGVWIPEDAVANPQVICQALAKLSVEGGAQYLENCSVDFVITENGTVKGVQTDKGFISCEYFVNCAGMWARELGWLCTTKVRVPVYPAEHFYVTTSPLPGVAHDLPYIRDCDSSLYIREYNGGFMVGGFEPEAKPAFTDYRLIPESWKSTLPADWDHFMPVWENANLRMPILKEAVYPSLTNSPDTFTPDGKWIIGETPEVNNYFVAVGMNGNPLQGAGGIGRALAEWIIEGEPTQDLLSFNVQRFLDLHNNRQYLQERIKEVVGRHYAIQYPKQNEYKYSRKLRCSPLYSLLEKRGAIFETRMGYERPLYFDTNETDCFGRRMPAPTFYRPKFLDFMIEEYYACREGIGIIDMSSLSKIRITRGYHATTPGQNNVVVDWLQKLCSNDVNTPVGGIVHSGMQNERGGYENDCILVRESDCNYLLISPTSQQTRSFHWMRRHLPSDGSIDMKDVTSMYSVINVVGPKAKQILSELSQSDVNLQPFTCKEVNVGYASGVMVMSFTHTGEQGFTLYIPSEYTIHVYDRLVTVGHDYGAGDVGSLTQRFMRIEKFIPFWAEDLTSYTTPIEAGNTYRVKFDKEYFIGKFALQKQKDHGVTKRLVMFILEDLDPDKDIWAWGMEPIFRNNQFVGTVTSTGYGFTLGKLVCLGYVSRPGYHRNSNQDNLIVDNNFIMDPSARYEIDVAGRRVLALPNLYPPAKTSSSSDSTNKQYKPKVLPMVMQTTK, from the exons AAAGCTAATGACAGCTGTTATTCGTTCAATAAATCAAACATTATACCCACTCAAGCTCAAGTCATCATATGCGGTGCCGGAGCAGTAGCGAATTCTGTAGCTTACCATCTAGTTGAAAATGGCTGGACTGATGTTTTACTGATTGATAAAGGACA AGTATGTGGAGGAACATCACATTTTGGATCAGGAACTTTAGGATTATTTAAACCCATACCAGAAAGAAGTATTATATCCTACAGTATTAAATTGTATAGACAATTGCAAGCCAAAGGATTTAATATTG GTTTGAAACAATGTGGCAGCATAAATTTAGCTCAGACAAACGACCGAGTCATTGATTTGAAACGAAGAATAGCTTATAATTCTCCAACTGGTCTACACTGCgag TTCAtcgataaaaatcaaattagcaACTTACATCCGTTCCTCAACACAGATGGTATTACAGGAGGTGTTTGGATCCCTGAAGATGCAGTAGCAAATCCTCAAGTGATTTGTCAAGCTCTAGCAAAACTATCTGTCGAAGGAG gtgcccaatatttggaaaattgttcGGTGGATTTTGTCATTACTGAAAATGGAACTGTCAAAGGAGTTCAGACCGATAAAGGGTTCATTTCATGcgaatattttgtaaattgcgCTGGAATG TGGGCAAGGGAATTAGGCTGGTTATGTACGACCAAAGTCAGAGTACCAGTTTATCCCGCCGAGCACTTTTATGTTACCACTAGCCCACTTCCTGGGGTAGCTCACGATTTACCTTATATCAGAGACTGTGATTCTTCCTTATACATTAGAGAATATAATGGTGGTTTTATGGTTGGCGGATTTGAACCTGAAGCCAAACCAGCGTTTACTGATTACCGATTAATACCAGAAAGCTGGAAAAGCACTTTACCTGCTGATTGGGATCACTTCA TGCCAGTTTGGGAGAATGCGAATTTAAGGATGCCCATTTTGAAAGAAGCTGTTTACCCTTCGCTGACCAATTCTCCGGATACTTTTACTCCGGATGGGAAATGGATTATTGGGGAAACTCCGGAA gtaaataattatttcgtTGCTGTTGGCATGAATGGAAACCCTTTACAAGGAGCTGGAGGTATTGGGAGAGCTTTAGCTGAATGGATCATTGAAGGAGAACCGACTCAAGATCTATTATCATTCAATGTACAGCGTTTTCTCGACCTTCATAACAATAGGCAATATTTACAAGAACGAATTAAAGAAGTAGTTGGAAG ACACTACGCCATCCAGTATCCTAAACAAAACGAATACAAATACTCGAGAAAATTACGGTGTTCTCCTTTGTACAGTTTATTAGAAAAACGAGGAGCCATATTCGAAACACGAATGGGATACGAAAGACCTTTATATTTCGATACTAATGAAACAG aCTGTTTTGGTCGTCGAATGCCCGCACCTACGTTTTATAGACCGAAATTCTTGGATTTCATGATAGAAGAGTATTATGCTTGTCGCGAGGGTATTGGGATTATCGATATGTCATCACTTTCCAAAATAAGAATCACG AGAGGATACCATGCAACAACTCcg GGTCAGAACAACGTAGTCGTAGACTGGTTACAAAAGCTCTGCTCAAATGACGTAAATACTCCAGTAGGAGGTATTGTTCACTCAGGAATGCAAAATGAACGCGGTGGTTATGAAAACGACTGCATTCTTGTACGAGAATCCGACTGCAA ttatctTCTGATCTCACCAACTAGTCAACAAACTAGAAGCTTTCACTGGATGCGACGTCATCTACCAAGCGACGGAAGCATAGATATGAAAGATGTTACCTCTATGTATAGTGTTATTAACGTAGTAGGTCCTAAAGCTAAACAAATCCTGTCCGAATTGAGTCAATCCGACGTCAATTTACAACCGTTCACTTGTAAA GAAGTGAATGTAGGATATGCCTCAGGTGTGATGGTGATGTCATTTACTCACACAGGAGAGCAGGGCTTCACTTTGTATATACCTTCCGAGTACACTATCCACGTTTACGATCGATTAGTTAcg GTTGGTCATGATTATGGTGCCGGAGATGTTGGGTCTTTAACTCAAAGATTCATGAGGATAGAAAAGTTTATACCATTTTGGGCCGAAGATTTGACTAGCTACACGACCCCTATAGAAGCCGGAAATACGTATAGAGTGAAATTTGAT AAAGAATATTTTATCGGTAAATTCGCATTACAAAAACAAAAGGATCATGGAGTTACCAAGAGACTCGTTATGTTCATATTAGAGGATTTAGATCCCGATAAAGATATCTGGGCTTGGGGAATGGAACCAATATTTCGAAATAATCAATTTGTCGGGACTGTTACTTCAACAGG GTATGGATTCACTCTGGGAAAATTAGTCTGCTTAGGTTACGTGAGTAGGCCTGGCTATCACAGGAATTCAAATCAAGATAATTTGATCGTCGATAATAATTTCATAATGGATCCATCTGCCAGATATGAAATAGATGTAGCTGGCAGAAGAGTGTTAGCTTTACCTAATTTATACCCACCTGCCAAAACCTCTTCTTCCAGTGATTCGACTAATAAACAGTATAAACCTAAAGTTCTTCCAATGGTGATGCAAACCACGAAATAA
- the LOC135845714 gene encoding uncharacterized protein LOC135845714, translating into MESPHLNQDRSEDETIETLRAAILFSVNSTPRNENIDYILQGVRNSGANTEFKTAVAGTLHFFMSYHFHVAIDATLFTIAHHQTCQLPNGWDGEKIILSPLPEIQCAEYLTRFMDQTFKLSLVRTGDLINVNLQHIANGSVFTSDPLDVALVNGFYNENMQLQYAYASIFFHALKHGFQEAIDKALRNESPDGSRGGFYLPVGH; encoded by the exons ATGGAAAGTCCTCACTTAAACCAAGATCGATCCGAGGACGAAACTATTGAAACTTTGCGAGCGGCGATCCTATTTTCTGTCAATTCCACACCTC GAAACGAAAATATAGATTATATTTTGCAAGGCGTACGTAACTCTGGAGCTAATACTGAATTTAAAACGGCCGTGGCCGGCACACTCCATTTTTTTATGAGCTATCATTTTCACGTAGCCATCGACGCTACCCTGTTTACGATCGCACATCACCAAACGTGCCAGTTACCAAATGGCTGggatggtgaaaaaataatcctATCACCTCTCCCTGAAATACAATGCGCAGAATACCTTACGCGGTTCATGGATCAAACATTCAAGCTTTCATTGGTACGAACTGGAGATTTGATCAATGTAAATTTACAG CACATCGCAAATGGGAGCGTGTTTACTTCAGATCCATTAGACGTAGCGCTGGTTAATGGTTTTTACAACGAGAATATGCAATTGCAATACGCTTatgctagcatttttttccaCGCGCTGAAACACGGATTCCAGGAAGC GATTGACAAAGCTCTCAGGAATGAGTCGCCGGATGGTTCTCGTGGAGGTTTTTATCTACCAGTGGGGCACTAA
- the LOC135845709 gene encoding pyruvate dehydrogenase phosphatase regulatory subunit, mitochondrial-like isoform X2 produces the protein MLSINKFKLLSSSLKTSPVIISKANDSCYSFNKSNIIPTQAQVIICGAGAVANSVAYHLVENGWTDVLLIDKGQVCGGTSHFGSGTLGLFKPIPERSIISYSIKLYRQLQAKGFNIGLKQCGSINLAQTNDRVIDLKRRIAYNSPTGLHCEFIDKNQISNLHPFLNTDGITGGVWIPEDAVANPQVICQALAKLSVEGGAQYLENCSVDFVITENGTVKGVQTDKGFISCEYFVNCAGMWARELGWLCTTKVRVPVYPAEHFYVTTSPLPGVAHDLPYIRDCDSSLYIREYNGGFMVGGFEPEAKPAFTDYRLIPESWKSTLPADWDHFMPVWENANLRMPILKEAVYPSLTNSPDTFTPDGKWIIGETPEVNNYFVAVGMNGNPLQGAGGIGRALAEWIIEGEPTQDLLSFNVQRFLDLHNNRQYLQERIKEVVGRHYAIQYPKQNEYKYSRKLRCSPLYSLLEKRGAIFETRMGYERPLYFDTNETDCFGRRMPAPTFYRPKFLDFMIEEYYACREGIGIIDMSSLSKIRITGQNNVVVDWLQKLCSNDVNTPVGGIVHSGMQNERGGYENDCILVRESDCNYLLISPTSQQTRSFHWMRRHLPSDGSIDMKDVTSMYSVINVVGPKAKQILSELSQSDVNLQPFTCKEVNVGYASGVMVMSFTHTGEQGFTLYIPSEYTIHVYDRLVTVGHDYGAGDVGSLTQRFMRIEKFIPFWAEDLTSYTTPIEAGNTYRVKFDKEYFIGKFALQKQKDHGVTKRLVMFILEDLDPDKDIWAWGMEPIFRNNQFVGTVTSTGYGFTLGKLVCLGYVSRPGYHRNSNQDNLIVDNNFIMDPSARYEIDVAGRRVLALPNLYPPAKTSSSSDSTNKQYKPKVLPMVMQTTK, from the exons AAAGCTAATGACAGCTGTTATTCGTTCAATAAATCAAACATTATACCCACTCAAGCTCAAGTCATCATATGCGGTGCCGGAGCAGTAGCGAATTCTGTAGCTTACCATCTAGTTGAAAATGGCTGGACTGATGTTTTACTGATTGATAAAGGACA AGTATGTGGAGGAACATCACATTTTGGATCAGGAACTTTAGGATTATTTAAACCCATACCAGAAAGAAGTATTATATCCTACAGTATTAAATTGTATAGACAATTGCAAGCCAAAGGATTTAATATTG GTTTGAAACAATGTGGCAGCATAAATTTAGCTCAGACAAACGACCGAGTCATTGATTTGAAACGAAGAATAGCTTATAATTCTCCAACTGGTCTACACTGCgag TTCAtcgataaaaatcaaattagcaACTTACATCCGTTCCTCAACACAGATGGTATTACAGGAGGTGTTTGGATCCCTGAAGATGCAGTAGCAAATCCTCAAGTGATTTGTCAAGCTCTAGCAAAACTATCTGTCGAAGGAG gtgcccaatatttggaaaattgttcGGTGGATTTTGTCATTACTGAAAATGGAACTGTCAAAGGAGTTCAGACCGATAAAGGGTTCATTTCATGcgaatattttgtaaattgcgCTGGAATG TGGGCAAGGGAATTAGGCTGGTTATGTACGACCAAAGTCAGAGTACCAGTTTATCCCGCCGAGCACTTTTATGTTACCACTAGCCCACTTCCTGGGGTAGCTCACGATTTACCTTATATCAGAGACTGTGATTCTTCCTTATACATTAGAGAATATAATGGTGGTTTTATGGTTGGCGGATTTGAACCTGAAGCCAAACCAGCGTTTACTGATTACCGATTAATACCAGAAAGCTGGAAAAGCACTTTACCTGCTGATTGGGATCACTTCA TGCCAGTTTGGGAGAATGCGAATTTAAGGATGCCCATTTTGAAAGAAGCTGTTTACCCTTCGCTGACCAATTCTCCGGATACTTTTACTCCGGATGGGAAATGGATTATTGGGGAAACTCCGGAA gtaaataattatttcgtTGCTGTTGGCATGAATGGAAACCCTTTACAAGGAGCTGGAGGTATTGGGAGAGCTTTAGCTGAATGGATCATTGAAGGAGAACCGACTCAAGATCTATTATCATTCAATGTACAGCGTTTTCTCGACCTTCATAACAATAGGCAATATTTACAAGAACGAATTAAAGAAGTAGTTGGAAG ACACTACGCCATCCAGTATCCTAAACAAAACGAATACAAATACTCGAGAAAATTACGGTGTTCTCCTTTGTACAGTTTATTAGAAAAACGAGGAGCCATATTCGAAACACGAATGGGATACGAAAGACCTTTATATTTCGATACTAATGAAACAG aCTGTTTTGGTCGTCGAATGCCCGCACCTACGTTTTATAGACCGAAATTCTTGGATTTCATGATAGAAGAGTATTATGCTTGTCGCGAGGGTATTGGGATTATCGATATGTCATCACTTTCCAAAATAAGAATCACG GGTCAGAACAACGTAGTCGTAGACTGGTTACAAAAGCTCTGCTCAAATGACGTAAATACTCCAGTAGGAGGTATTGTTCACTCAGGAATGCAAAATGAACGCGGTGGTTATGAAAACGACTGCATTCTTGTACGAGAATCCGACTGCAA ttatctTCTGATCTCACCAACTAGTCAACAAACTAGAAGCTTTCACTGGATGCGACGTCATCTACCAAGCGACGGAAGCATAGATATGAAAGATGTTACCTCTATGTATAGTGTTATTAACGTAGTAGGTCCTAAAGCTAAACAAATCCTGTCCGAATTGAGTCAATCCGACGTCAATTTACAACCGTTCACTTGTAAA GAAGTGAATGTAGGATATGCCTCAGGTGTGATGGTGATGTCATTTACTCACACAGGAGAGCAGGGCTTCACTTTGTATATACCTTCCGAGTACACTATCCACGTTTACGATCGATTAGTTAcg GTTGGTCATGATTATGGTGCCGGAGATGTTGGGTCTTTAACTCAAAGATTCATGAGGATAGAAAAGTTTATACCATTTTGGGCCGAAGATTTGACTAGCTACACGACCCCTATAGAAGCCGGAAATACGTATAGAGTGAAATTTGAT AAAGAATATTTTATCGGTAAATTCGCATTACAAAAACAAAAGGATCATGGAGTTACCAAGAGACTCGTTATGTTCATATTAGAGGATTTAGATCCCGATAAAGATATCTGGGCTTGGGGAATGGAACCAATATTTCGAAATAATCAATTTGTCGGGACTGTTACTTCAACAGG GTATGGATTCACTCTGGGAAAATTAGTCTGCTTAGGTTACGTGAGTAGGCCTGGCTATCACAGGAATTCAAATCAAGATAATTTGATCGTCGATAATAATTTCATAATGGATCCATCTGCCAGATATGAAATAGATGTAGCTGGCAGAAGAGTGTTAGCTTTACCTAATTTATACCCACCTGCCAAAACCTCTTCTTCCAGTGATTCGACTAATAAACAGTATAAACCTAAAGTTCTTCCAATGGTGATGCAAACCACGAAATAA
- the LOC135845713 gene encoding probable U3 small nucleolar RNA-associated protein 11, whose product MSTWNKASKINQKTHRERQQLHNRSHLGLLEKKKDYKARAHHDNQKKQIIKSLKKKALNRNPDEFYFHMVNSKVIDDVHKDIKEKEEHTPDQIKLMQGRDLKYIRTRRIMEKKKIEKLKSQLHFIDKTNEAPNSHIFFLDSDKEAETFDLAKRLNTHPSLVNRRSNRPRLEDLDKLDVPDLDEETVRKLNQKKNKNYAELDKRINREKELSIVERKLELKRCLVENKGMPPKRQKKGSATSAPVYKWKQERKK is encoded by the coding sequence ATGTCTACTTGGAATAAAGCatcgaaaatcaatcaaaaaactCACCGAGAACGTCAACAACTCCATAACAGAAGTCACCTCGgcttacttgaaaaaaagaaagattacAAAGCTCGAGCTCATCATGATAATCAAAAGAAACAAATCATCAAATCACTGAAGAAAAAAGCACTGAATCGTAACCCCGAtgagttttattttcatatgGTCAATTCCAAAGTGATCGACGATGTTCATAAAGATATTAAAGAGAAAGAAGAACACACTCCGGATCAGATAAAATTGATGCAAGGCAGAGATCTAAAGTACATCAGAACTAGGCGTATcatggagaagaaaaaaatcgaaaagctAAAATCTCAATTACATTTCATCGATAAAACAAACGAGGCACCAAATAGTCATATATTTTTCTTAGATTCCGATAAAGAAGCTGAGACTTTTGATTTAGCCAAACGTCTCAATACGCATCCTAGTTTGGTAAACAGACGTAGTAATAGACCACGTCTCGAAGACTTGGATAAGTTAGATGTTCCCGATTTAGACGAAGAAACTGTTAGGAAATTGaaccaaaagaaaaataaaaactacgcCGAGTTGGATAAACGAATCAATCGAGAGAAAGAATTGAGCATCGTCGAACgaaaattagaattgaaaagATGTTTAGTCGAAAATAAAGGAATGCCGCCGAAAAGACAGAAAAAAGGTTCTGCTACGTCAGCTCCGGTTTATAAATGGAAacaagaaaggaaaaaataa